CTCGACACAGGCGAATTGCATTACGAAGACTGCGAGACAAGCTCTCTGGGGCCAGTTTCCCTTTAGAGAGGTAGTCTGAAGCACCCGCCTTCATAAGTTCAACAGCAATTTGCTCATCGCCTTGACTCGTCAGCACAATTAAGGCAGTCTGAATTCCTGCTTCTCGTACGGTTTTGACTAGGGTCAGACCATCTCCATCAGGCAATTGATAATCGAGCAAGACACAGTCAAAAGGTTGTTGCTGTAAGAGGGCGATCGCGGCACTGTAACTACCAACCTCCAATAGCTCCAACGACAGACCTGCGGCTTGGAGCGCCTGACGCACTGCCATCCGGGCTACTTCGTCATCATCAACCACTAAGATCTTGAGAATCTCTTCCATAACAATTGGCTATCAGCAATCTGCCTTTAGCTGGCTTTGGTTCAGTATCGACTATCCTTGTCCTTTACTAAATACTGTAAACAAATCGCTCAGTCTCAACAAATTTTGGACTCTTTAGGGTGTTGCACTCAAGGTCCAATATTTGTTTAAGGTCGCGATCGCTTCGACAAAATGGACGCAGTCACTTGCTTGAGAATATAACCCGCTACGTTCAAATTGTGGGCTTTCACCTGATCAGCATCCTCGTTAGAGGGATCAAGACAATGACTGGAATGTGTTTGGGCCTCATCTGCTCTCAATTTCCCAGAAACTCAGTGCCACCCCTTTTTGTAGACAGCAAACTCTTGAGTTACTGTTGAAACTGTTGTAGAGCTTCTGGAGAGGAATTGTTAGGCAACGGCAGTTAGCGCAACTCATGCTTCATTCAGTTCCCTGAAGGAGTAAGTGAGCCAGCAAGATCCTAAACTAGGACTAGATAAAATAGAGGTGTATCAGGCGATGCTAACTCCGGTCCGTGGCAGTGATCACAATGAAGCTTAACCACACATCTGAAGCGGCAAGATCTATTATCGGAATAGTTCAGCTCGTTCCTACTATCGGTAGATAGATTATTACAACTCTTGGCGGATAAGCTTGAGCTAGTTACTTTTGAGTGAGAATTTACTTTCACCCTCTTATTTATAAGAATTGCAAAGCTGATTATGAACGAAATTCAAGTTGCCCTGATTGAAGACCATGATTTGACGCGGGTGGGCCTTCGGACCGCTCTACAGCAACGGGGCGCAGTTAAAGTTATTGGTGAAGCTGCCACCGGAACTGAAGGATTAAAGTTACTAGAAACTACTAAGCCCGATGTTGCAATTGTAGATATTGGCTTGCCGGACATGGACGGCATTGAGCTAACCCGACGGTTCAAGCAAATGGTAGCTGAAGCTGAACCAACGGATTCTCACGTCACCAAGGTCATGATTTTGACCATGAATGACAATGAAGACGCTGTTTTAGCGGCCTTTGCAGCGGGCGCTGATTCCTACTGCATGAAAGATGTGAATGTCGATCGGTTGCTAGAAGCGCTGAGAGTCACGAACGAAGGTAATAGCTGGATTGACCCAGCGATCGCTCGTGTGGTGCTACACCAAACTCGCCAGCCCATGTCTCAGGCTGTCAGCAGCATCCCTAGCGAAATTCATACCGTCGCCATCAATGCTGCGGATGATGAGTACAGCCAAATGATTGAGGCTTACCCCTTAACCGAGCGCGAGTTGGAAGTTCTAGA
The genomic region above belongs to Trichocoleus desertorum ATA4-8-CV12 and contains:
- a CDS encoding response regulator transcription factor; protein product: MNEIQVALIEDHDLTRVGLRTALQQRGAVKVIGEAATGTEGLKLLETTKPDVAIVDIGLPDMDGIELTRRFKQMVAEAEPTDSHVTKVMILTMNDNEDAVLAAFAAGADSYCMKDVNVDRLLEALRVTNEGNSWIDPAIARVVLHQTRQPMSQAVSSIPSEIHTVAINAADDEYSQMIEAYPLTERELEVLELIVAGCSNAAIAEKLYITVGTVKTHVRNILNKLCADDRTQAAVRALRSGLVG